Proteins from one Rosa chinensis cultivar Old Blush chromosome 7, RchiOBHm-V2, whole genome shotgun sequence genomic window:
- the LOC112175992 gene encoding immune-associated nucleotide-binding protein 9-like encodes MVAGILIYMMGGSSIDDDWELPFSNAARTVILVGRTGNGKSATGNSILGKKSFSSKRSSSGVMSNCELKTAILRDGQEVNVLVFLNILPDQTLLAKKLSNALVWLRMGSNHPCCSSGLVVFSTRPRFSQEEESAILSLQALFGSKIFDYMIVVFTGGDD; translated from the exons ATGGTTGCAGGTATTCTGATTTATATGATGGGTGGAAGTTCGATTGATGATGACTGGGAGCTTCCCTTTTCTAATGCTGCTCGCACTGTGATCTTAGTTGGACGCACTGGTAATGGAAAAAGTGCCACAGGCAACAGCATTCTTGGCAAAAAATCCTTCAGTTCCAAGCGTAGCTCTAGTGGTGTCATGAGCAATTGTGAATTGAAGACTGCTATCTTGAGAGATGGACAAGAAGTTAATGTCCTG GTCTTTTTGAATATTCTGCCAGATCAGACTTTATTGGCAAAGAAATTGTCAAATGCATTAGTTTGGCTAAGGATGGGATCCAATCATCCATGCTGTTCTAGTGGACTTGTGGTTTTCTCAACTAGACCTCGCTTTTCACAAGAAGAGGAGTCTGCAATCCTTAGCTTGCAAGCTCTATTTGGCAGTAAAATCTTTGACTATATGATTGTTGTCTTTACGGGAGGGGATGActga